The Planktothrix tepida PCC 9214 genome has a segment encoding these proteins:
- a CDS encoding cupin domain-containing protein has product MGLIRQVEVRRLNAMKSGRVEFFTPQTSQETMMVRVEAGAIEPLFVHHFQTDQLLVVRGEFVIVILQNRQYFYIPLSEKIPTVITIPPGVPHSALNLSDEPCLIVNAVLRHGDPHERDYRPLKPPFPYDLVAAKQALETLDYPLTA; this is encoded by the coding sequence ATGGGTCTGATCCGCCAAGTTGAAGTTCGCAGACTCAACGCGATGAAGTCGGGAAGGGTTGAGTTTTTCACTCCCCAAACCAGTCAAGAAACGATGATGGTCAGAGTCGAAGCAGGTGCAATTGAACCGCTATTTGTTCATCATTTTCAAACCGATCAACTGTTAGTTGTCCGGGGTGAGTTTGTGATCGTGATTTTACAGAATCGTCAATATTTTTATATTCCTCTGAGTGAAAAGATCCCGACTGTTATTACGATTCCTCCTGGGGTTCCTCACAGTGCCCTTAACTTAAGTGATGAACCCTGTTTGATAGTGAATGCGGTACTGCGACATGGAGACCCCCACGAACGAGATTATCGCCCATTAAAACCGCCTTTTCCTTATGATTTAGTTGCAGCAAAACAAGCATTAGAAACCTTAGATTATCCCCTAACGGCGTAA
- a CDS encoding peptide ABC transporter substrate-binding protein, which translates to MKSTQYRMRSLFDSIYLKSYRFSLLVGLISLTLTACGSSPNSTSTNPSNSNQQPPEKTLKLLYWQAPTILNPHLSTGFKDSEASRITLEPLASFNNQLKLVPFLAAEIPTVENGGIAKDGKSVTWKLKKDVKWSDGKPFTADDVIFTFEFISNPKVGTTTSGTYKIIKDIEKIDDHTIKINFKAVTPGWYSVFVGTEGMILPRHIFEAYNGENARQAPGNLKPVGTGPYRVVEFKPGDVVVYEANPNFRDAKLLGFERLELKGGGDATSAARAVLQTGDADYAYNLQVESNILKPLEAAGKGKIVSNFGTLMERILINQTDPNKTTPDGERSSLKFPHPFFSDPKVRQAVSLAINREIIANQLYGILGKPTSNFVVNPPEAVSPNTRYEFNLEKAAKLLDEAGWKDTNNNGIRDKNGVEMNIVFQTSVNPLRQKTQEVIKQSLEQLGMKVELKSIDPTVYFSGDPANPDTTERFAADLQLFSTGNTNPDPTSYLKTYTCDEIPQKANNWTGDNFSRYCNPAYDALWEQATTEIDPEKQKQIWIKMNDMLVNNTIVIPLVHRAEVGGVNQNLTGVELTPWDLTVWNIKDWKKNP; encoded by the coding sequence ATGAAATCTACTCAGTACAGGATGCGATCGCTCTTTGATTCAATTTATCTGAAGTCTTATCGGTTTTCGTTGTTGGTTGGGCTAATTAGTTTAACTTTAACCGCCTGTGGGTCTTCCCCCAATTCTACCTCAACTAATCCGAGCAATTCTAATCAGCAACCCCCAGAAAAAACCTTAAAATTATTGTATTGGCAAGCTCCAACTATTCTCAATCCCCATTTATCAACCGGGTTCAAAGATTCCGAAGCCAGCCGTATTACCCTAGAACCCTTAGCCAGTTTTAATAATCAATTAAAATTAGTTCCCTTTTTAGCCGCCGAAATTCCCACTGTAGAAAATGGAGGAATTGCCAAAGATGGAAAATCAGTGACCTGGAAACTCAAAAAAGATGTGAAATGGTCAGATGGAAAACCCTTTACGGCGGATGATGTTATTTTTACGTTTGAGTTTATTAGCAATCCCAAAGTAGGAACCACCACATCTGGAACCTATAAAATTATTAAAGATATTGAAAAAATTGATGACCACACGATAAAAATCAACTTTAAAGCCGTTACACCGGGATGGTATTCGGTGTTTGTGGGAACAGAAGGTATGATTTTACCTCGTCATATTTTTGAAGCTTATAATGGGGAAAATGCCCGACAAGCGCCGGGGAATTTAAAACCTGTGGGAACAGGGCCCTATCGAGTGGTAGAATTCAAGCCAGGGGATGTGGTGGTTTATGAAGCTAATCCTAATTTTCGAGATGCGAAACTGTTAGGATTTGAACGCCTAGAACTCAAAGGAGGAGGGGATGCAACCTCCGCAGCTAGAGCAGTGTTGCAAACGGGAGACGCGGATTATGCCTATAATCTTCAGGTGGAATCTAATATTTTAAAACCCTTAGAAGCGGCGGGAAAAGGTAAAATTGTCTCTAATTTTGGGACGTTAATGGAACGGATTTTGATTAATCAAACCGATCCCAATAAAACCACCCCCGATGGAGAACGATCTAGTTTAAAATTCCCCCATCCTTTCTTTAGTGATCCTAAAGTTCGTCAAGCTGTAAGTTTAGCGATTAATCGAGAGATTATTGCCAATCAACTTTATGGAATTTTAGGAAAACCCACCTCTAATTTTGTTGTTAATCCCCCGGAAGCCGTTTCCCCCAATACCCGTTATGAATTTAATTTAGAAAAAGCTGCCAAACTATTAGATGAGGCGGGATGGAAAGACACTAATAATAATGGAATTCGAGATAAAAATGGGGTAGAAATGAATATCGTCTTTCAAACCTCTGTAAATCCGTTACGTCAAAAAACCCAGGAAGTGATTAAACAATCTTTAGAACAGTTAGGAATGAAAGTCGAACTCAAAAGTATTGATCCAACTGTATATTTTTCCGGTGATCCTGCTAACCCTGATACCACAGAACGATTTGCAGCAGATTTACAGTTATTTAGTACCGGAAATACTAATCCTGATCCCACATCCTATTTAAAAACCTATACCTGTGATGAAATTCCTCAAAAAGCAAATAACTGGACAGGGGATAATTTTTCTCGCTATTGTAATCCAGCTTATGATGCGCTTTGGGAACAAGCCACCACTGAAATTGACCCTGAAAAGCAAAAACAAATTTGGATTAAAATGAATGATATGTTAGTCAATAATACGATTGTAATTCCCTTAGTTCACCGCGCCGAAGTGGGAGGAGTTAATCAAAACTTAACGGGTGTAGAATTAACTCCCTGGGATTTAACCGTCTGGAACATCAAAGATTGGAAAAAGAACCCGTAG
- a CDS encoding DUF167 domain-containing protein: MALLKIKVKPNSKQQALQKEVDGSFTVHLKSPPVEGKANQELIQFLAKHLGVPKSQITIKSGLSSRHKFVEVPDVNP, encoded by the coding sequence TTGGCACTCTTAAAAATTAAAGTTAAACCCAATTCTAAACAGCAAGCTCTCCAAAAAGAAGTTGATGGAAGTTTTACTGTCCATCTGAAATCTCCCCCGGTGGAGGGAAAAGCCAACCAAGAATTAATTCAATTTTTAGCAAAACACTTGGGAGTTCCTAAATCGCAGATTACCATTAAATCGGGTTTATCCTCCCGCCATAAATTTGTAGAAGTTCCCGACGTTAACCCCTAG
- a CDS encoding ABC transporter permease: protein MTRYLINRILTSIPTLIAISLVVFLILALAPGNPMGEFATNPSITPEVRENIRRSLGLDQPIPIRYLKWVWAFLQGDLGYSFTSRSPVLGLILQRLPTTLWIMGLAYLLAVILGFPLGIISALKRYSILDQIVTTVSFIGFSLPTFFTGLLFIIIFSVQLKWFPFIYNSTLQVTNLQTFWQQIQQSIMPVCVLGFYQAAILMRFIRSSFLEQLNQNYVRTAYSKGLPKLNVINGHILRNALIPVVTLMALEIPGLFAGSLVTEQVFRIPGIGALLIDSIFRSDTPVIMGITMVYAILVVLFNLFADLLYGFLDPRVQY, encoded by the coding sequence ATGACCCGATACCTGATTAACCGCATTCTAACCTCAATTCCCACCCTAATTGCCATTAGCCTTGTTGTATTTCTCATCTTAGCATTAGCCCCCGGAAATCCGATGGGAGAATTTGCCACTAATCCTTCGATTACACCCGAAGTCAGAGAAAATATTCGCCGATCCTTGGGTTTGGATCAACCCATTCCTATTCGTTATTTAAAATGGGTTTGGGCATTTTTACAAGGAGACTTAGGCTATTCTTTTACCAGTCGCAGCCCGGTTTTAGGATTAATTTTGCAACGTTTACCCACAACTTTATGGATTATGGGATTAGCTTATCTGTTAGCAGTTATACTCGGCTTTCCTTTAGGAATTATTTCAGCATTAAAACGCTATTCTATTTTAGATCAAATCGTAACAACCGTTTCCTTTATTGGGTTTTCCTTACCGACATTTTTTACCGGATTACTATTTATTATTATTTTCAGCGTCCAGTTAAAATGGTTTCCCTTCATTTATAATAGTACCTTACAAGTGACTAATTTACAAACCTTTTGGCAACAAATTCAACAGTCTATTATGCCCGTCTGTGTTTTAGGTTTCTATCAAGCTGCAATTTTAATGCGGTTTATTCGGTCTTCTTTCTTAGAACAATTGAATCAAAATTATGTTCGCACGGCTTATTCCAAAGGTTTACCGAAATTGAATGTGATTAACGGTCATATCTTAAGAAATGCTTTAATTCCAGTAGTAACTTTAATGGCTTTAGAAATTCCCGGTTTATTTGCGGGATCATTAGTCACAGAACAAGTGTTTAGAATTCCGGGGATTGGGGCATTATTAATTGACTCGATTTTTCGGAGTGATACCCCGGTTATTATGGGAATTACAATGGTTTATGCTATTTTAGTGGTACTTTTTAACTTATTCGCTGATCTATTATATGGATTCTTAGATCCAAGAGTTCAATATTAA
- a CDS encoding AAA family ATPase encodes MTDANWNTILDSIPDLASEAIVSDYFVKPLLKALGFSIEEQYPEFATGSGTVDFAARKNQGSDLFNRSKINPYLLVEVKGRAIGTGARINLMEKTPTNQKTQNQIKQYLLSPNCKTAEWGIITNSIHIQLFRRHGKVVHPATPCWLIKKDNILDIVNRIKDLIENPLPALVVSLYNDKGGVGKTTTTINLASILRRQKKNVLVIDFDPQQRDLTDSLGLQPTKTKLSDCLIDRFLNIKDAIQPFKIKTKSGEVRVFDVIPSDAGLEELMHYDQVPKVQKGPARLKDLLESLKLNYDYILIDAPTNWTFFSQSCVYASDVVLMPTKHTNFASLKNASKVILEFIPEIQELRDKKGEYGPIPLPIFFNEHKATETSLKRANSEIKSIISLNRDLLPYFYPKYTKGAPDQTIFSIPEYAIVASAAFERIPAVFKHKTVNDYYLSLAQEYFLYE; translated from the coding sequence ATGACTGATGCAAACTGGAATACAATTTTAGACAGTATACCCGATCTAGCTTCTGAAGCTATTGTTAGCGATTACTTTGTTAAGCCCTTGTTAAAGGCTCTAGGGTTTAGTATTGAGGAACAATACCCCGAATTTGCTACGGGTTCTGGGACAGTAGATTTTGCGGCTCGAAAAAATCAAGGCAGTGATCTTTTTAATCGATCAAAGATCAATCCTTATCTGTTGGTAGAAGTTAAAGGTCGAGCTATTGGTACGGGAGCCAGAATAAATCTCATGGAGAAAACACCGACCAATCAAAAAACTCAAAACCAAATTAAACAATATTTGCTATCCCCTAACTGTAAAACTGCTGAATGGGGAATTATTACAAATTCAATCCATATTCAACTTTTTCGGCGACATGGTAAGGTTGTTCATCCTGCCACACCTTGCTGGCTAATTAAAAAAGATAATATCCTAGATATTGTTAATCGCATTAAAGATTTGATCGAGAATCCCTTACCTGCTTTAGTCGTTAGTCTCTACAATGATAAGGGAGGTGTTGGCAAGACAACAACTACAATCAACCTAGCTTCTATATTACGCAGGCAGAAAAAGAATGTTTTAGTGATTGACTTTGATCCTCAACAGCGAGACTTAACAGATTCACTGGGTTTACAACCTACAAAAACCAAGTTATCTGATTGTTTAATTGATCGATTTTTAAATATTAAAGATGCCATTCAGCCTTTTAAAATTAAAACTAAATCTGGAGAGGTTCGAGTTTTTGACGTTATCCCTTCAGATGCGGGTTTAGAAGAACTTATGCACTATGACCAAGTACCCAAAGTTCAAAAAGGGCCGGCAAGGTTAAAAGATTTATTAGAGAGTTTGAAACTTAATTATGATTATATTTTGATCGATGCACCGACAAACTGGACGTTTTTTAGCCAAAGTTGTGTTTATGCCTCTGATGTTGTTTTAATGCCAACTAAACACACAAATTTTGCTTCATTAAAAAATGCCAGTAAAGTGATCCTAGAATTTATTCCTGAAATTCAAGAACTAAGAGATAAAAAAGGAGAGTATGGCCCGATTCCTCTGCCTATTTTTTTTAATGAACATAAAGCAACAGAGACTTCATTGAAACGTGCAAATAGTGAAATTAAGTCGATCATTTCTTTGAATCGTGATTTATTACCGTACTTTTATCCGAAATATACAAAAGGTGCCCCAGATCAAACAATATTCAGTATTCCAGAATATGCTATTGTTGCAAGTGCCGCTTTTGAACGCATACCTGCCGTATTTAAGCATAAAACTGTAAACGATTATTATCTTTCTTTAGCACAGGAGTATTTTCTTTATGAGTGA
- a CDS encoding Uma2 family endonuclease gives MSIVEEQIQTPTLLNEVQFPPSDLLSQEPPLESELHLRQILILLNSLEWLWQDRDDFYAIGNLTIYYSQRQKKSEEFRGPDFFVVLGTERKPRNSWVVWEEDGKYPNVIIEMLSKTTADTDRGEKKEIYQDIFRTPDYFWFDPKTLEFAGFHIVEGQYQPISPNENGWLWSQQLDLFLGILDHKLRFFTAGGELVLTTEEVAKNETQRADKLAAKLRELGIDPEQL, from the coding sequence ATGTCTATCGTTGAAGAACAAATCCAAACCCCAACACTTCTCAATGAAGTGCAATTTCCGCCCAGTGATTTATTGAGTCAGGAGCCCCCATTGGAAAGCGAACTCCATCTCCGCCAAATTCTAATTTTACTTAACTCGTTAGAATGGTTATGGCAAGATCGAGATGATTTTTATGCCATTGGTAACTTAACCATTTATTATAGTCAACGTCAAAAAAAATCCGAAGAATTTCGCGGGCCAGATTTTTTTGTGGTTTTGGGAACTGAACGAAAACCCCGTAATAGTTGGGTTGTTTGGGAAGAAGATGGCAAATATCCTAATGTCATCATTGAAATGTTATCCAAAACAACGGCTGATACTGATCGCGGAGAAAAAAAAGAAATCTATCAGGATATTTTTCGTACCCCGGACTATTTTTGGTTTGATCCAAAGACTTTAGAATTTGCCGGATTTCATATTGTTGAGGGTCAATATCAACCGATTTCACCCAATGAAAACGGCTGGTTATGGAGTCAACAATTAGACCTATTTTTAGGCATTCTTGATCATAAATTACGATTTTTTACAGCAGGAGGTGAATTAGTTTTAACGACTGAAGAAGTGGCTAAAAATGAAACTCAACGGGCTGATAAGTTAGCGGCTAAACTCCGAGAATTAGGAATTGATCCTGAACAACTTTAA
- a CDS encoding ABC transporter permease, which yields MTLIKPSEPIAKTTQPRSLIQTAWRQFKRDKIAVLGTIILLFIILAVIIGPWIYGIRPTEIDFVSSLSPPSGKHLLGTNDLGQDQLARLLIGGRVSLTVGMAAMIVAILLGILVGAIAGFYGGILDSILMRLTDLFLSLPQLPVLLLVIYLFREPLKQIAGPEVGIFILIILVVGALNWMSVARLVRASFLTTKERDFITAAKAIGASSNRLIWVHILPNVLSPVIVAATLAVGTAIITESTLSFLGLGFPPDVPTWGRMLYDAQNYLETAPYLALFPGLAIFLTVLSINAVGDGLRDALDPQSH from the coding sequence ATGACTTTAATTAAACCCTCTGAACCCATCGCTAAAACCACCCAACCTAGATCCCTAATTCAGACCGCTTGGCGACAATTTAAACGAGATAAAATAGCTGTTTTAGGAACAATCATTTTGCTGTTTATTATTTTAGCTGTGATCATTGGCCCCTGGATTTATGGAATTCGTCCGACAGAAATTGATTTTGTCAGTTCCCTTTCTCCTCCAAGTGGGAAACATTTATTAGGAACTAATGATTTAGGACAGGATCAATTAGCCCGTTTATTAATCGGAGGACGAGTTTCTTTAACCGTTGGTATGGCTGCAATGATAGTAGCAATTTTATTAGGAATATTAGTCGGGGCGATCGCTGGATTTTATGGGGGAATTCTCGATAGTATACTAATGCGATTAACCGATTTATTTCTTTCTTTGCCTCAACTACCCGTATTACTATTAGTCATTTATCTATTTCGAGAACCCCTGAAACAAATTGCAGGGCCAGAAGTGGGTATTTTTATATTAATTATTCTGGTTGTGGGGGCGTTAAATTGGATGTCGGTGGCGCGATTAGTTCGAGCAAGTTTTCTCACCACAAAAGAACGCGATTTTATTACGGCGGCTAAAGCGATCGGTGCATCTTCTAATCGATTAATTTGGGTGCATATTCTTCCTAATGTTTTGAGTCCTGTAATTGTCGCAGCGACTTTAGCCGTGGGAACTGCGATTATTACAGAATCTACCTTAAGTTTTTTAGGATTAGGATTTCCCCCCGATGTTCCCACCTGGGGAAGAATGCTTTATGATGCTCAAAATTATTTAGAAACCGCCCCCTATTTAGCTTTATTTCCAGGGTTAGCGATTTTTTTAACGGTTTTGAGTATCAATGCAGTGGGGGATGGTTTAAGGGATGCTTTAGATCCGCAATCTCATTAA